In Acidobacteriota bacterium, a genomic segment contains:
- a CDS encoding response regulator transcription factor — translation MRAVVVDDEALSRALILEYLAEHPDVEVVGECANGFEAVRAVTELGPDLLFLDVQMPKLDGFEVLELVGADVDVIFVTAYDTYALRAFEVHAVDYLLKPFAAARFAEALDEARARLARAERAPVSRVVAGARPEGARRERILIRSGAQVEVVPVGRIDYILARDDYVGVVVGGRELLKQQTLADLAGQLDPERFVRIHRSCVLNLDRLARLEAATRQSTVAVLKDGTQLPVSRSGNARLNELLR, via the coding sequence ATCCGGGCGGTGGTGGTGGACGACGAGGCGCTGTCGCGCGCCCTGATTCTGGAGTACCTCGCCGAGCACCCGGACGTGGAAGTGGTCGGTGAATGCGCCAACGGGTTCGAGGCGGTCCGGGCGGTCACCGAACTCGGGCCCGACCTGCTCTTTCTCGACGTGCAGATGCCGAAGCTGGACGGGTTCGAGGTGCTCGAGCTCGTCGGCGCGGACGTCGACGTGATCTTCGTGACCGCTTACGACACCTACGCGCTGCGGGCCTTCGAGGTACACGCCGTCGACTACCTGCTGAAGCCGTTCGCCGCCGCGCGCTTCGCCGAGGCGCTCGACGAGGCCCGGGCGAGGCTCGCACGCGCGGAGCGGGCGCCGGTCTCCCGGGTGGTGGCCGGCGCGCGGCCGGAAGGCGCCCGCCGCGAACGCATCCTGATCCGCTCGGGCGCGCAGGTGGAGGTCGTTCCGGTAGGACGCATCGACTACATCCTGGCCCGGGACGACTACGTCGGGGTCGTCGTCGGCGGACGGGAACTGCTGAAGCAGCAGACGTTGGCGGACCTGGCGGGTCAACTGGATCCGGAACGCTTCGTGCGTATCCACCGCTCGTGCGTCCTCAACCTCGATCGGCTGGCGCGGCTGGAGGCGGCCACCCGGCAGAGCACCGTCGCCGTGCTGAAGGACGGCACGCAACTGCCTGTCAGCCGGAGCGGCAACGCCAGGCTGAACGAGCTGCTCCGGTAG
- a CDS encoding amidohydrolase family protein, producing MPLREVVERCHRVPVLEQTLGHHATDVSGRAGHENRHGIVEANRCKRPRTEQARESVLSMSVAAHRNDPPPGRSVMHEAQVRGRRAPRHRIVGLTLLAAVACTVASAGCAGGSPEPSAASSAVVYDGARLVDGTGTPAIDAARLVIDDGAVAAVGPQDEVESPPGATVVDLTGRTVMPALVNLHGHVGFQRGLTYDAANYTRENIVDHLNRYAYYGVGVIVSLGTDAGDAWSEIRRDQEAGTLGGARLFTAGRGLARPNAGPGAAALRPSAYGVTSQEEGRRQVQRLAAQGVAFVKIWVDDRGGSVEKLEPDLYRAIIDEAHGHGLDVIAHVFYHDDAEELVAAGVDGFAHLVRDREMDDALVAAIVENDVFVMPNIGISERGRHTAPPPWLATPILTETVAPAVLARATDTFASRAADAAERAARSYEQMERSLAKLHAAGAELVLGSDSGVQDHFYGFSAHRELELMVVAGLNPMDAIATATSRSADRLGLDDSGRLTPGARADFIVLDANPLDDITNTRRIADVYLGGSAVDRTALRAGWTAP from the coding sequence ATGCCCCTGCGAGAGGTCGTCGAGCGCTGCCACCGCGTGCCCGTGCTCGAGCAGACGCTCGGCCACCACGCTACCGATGTATCCGGCCGCGCCGGTCACGAGAACCGTCATGGAATCGTCGAGGCCAATCGTTGCAAGCGTCCGCGGACGGAGCAGGCGCGGGAATCGGTATTATCCATGAGCGTGGCGGCACACCGCAACGATCCGCCACCGGGGAGATCGGTCATGCACGAGGCTCAGGTTCGAGGTCGTCGAGCGCCGCGCCACCGAATCGTCGGCCTGACCCTGCTCGCCGCCGTTGCGTGCACGGTTGCCTCGGCCGGTTGCGCGGGTGGGTCTCCGGAACCCTCGGCGGCGAGCTCCGCCGTCGTCTACGACGGCGCACGGCTCGTCGACGGCACGGGAACGCCCGCGATCGATGCGGCGCGGCTCGTGATCGACGACGGCGCCGTCGCCGCCGTCGGACCGCAGGACGAGGTCGAGTCGCCGCCCGGCGCCACGGTGGTCGACCTGACCGGCAGGACCGTGATGCCGGCGCTGGTCAACCTGCACGGCCACGTCGGGTTCCAGCGGGGGCTCACCTACGACGCCGCGAACTACACCCGGGAGAACATCGTCGACCACCTGAATCGGTATGCGTACTACGGCGTCGGAGTGATCGTCTCGCTCGGCACCGACGCCGGCGACGCGTGGAGCGAGATCCGGCGCGATCAGGAGGCAGGGACGCTCGGCGGCGCCCGCCTCTTCACCGCGGGACGCGGGCTGGCGCGGCCCAACGCCGGTCCCGGCGCGGCGGCGCTGCGGCCTTCCGCCTACGGGGTCACGAGCCAGGAAGAAGGCCGGCGCCAAGTACAGAGGCTCGCGGCCCAGGGCGTGGCGTTCGTCAAGATCTGGGTCGACGACCGGGGCGGCTCGGTCGAGAAGCTCGAGCCGGACCTCTACCGGGCGATCATCGACGAGGCGCATGGTCACGGCCTGGACGTGATCGCCCACGTCTTCTACCACGACGACGCCGAGGAGCTGGTGGCGGCCGGCGTCGACGGCTTCGCCCACCTGGTCCGCGACCGGGAGATGGACGACGCACTCGTGGCGGCCATCGTCGAGAACGACGTCTTCGTGATGCCGAACATCGGCATCTCGGAGCGCGGCCGGCATACGGCGCCGCCGCCGTGGCTCGCAACGCCGATCCTCACGGAGACGGTGGCGCCCGCCGTGCTCGCGCGCGCGACCGACACCTTCGCGAGCCGCGCCGCGGACGCGGCGGAGCGGGCCGCACGCTCGTACGAACAGATGGAACGCAGCCTCGCGAAGCTCCACGCCGCCGGCGCGGAGCTCGTCCTCGGCTCGGATTCCGGCGTCCAGGATCACTTCTACGGCTTCTCGGCGCACCGGGAGCTGGAGCTGATGGTGGTGGCCGGGTTGAACCCGATGGACGCCATCGCAACCGCGACCAGCCGCTCGGCGGACCGCCTGGGACTCGACGACTCGGGCCGCCTGACACCCGGCGCCCGCGCCGACTTCATCGTGCTCGACGCGAACCCGCTGGACGACATCACGAACACGCGACGCATCGCGGACGTCTACCTCGGCGGGTCGGCAGTGGACCGCACAGCGCTGCGGGCCGGCTGGACGGCGCCGTAG
- the galE gene encoding UDP-glucose 4-epimerase GalE: protein MTVLVTGAAGYIGSVVAERLLEHGHAVAALDDLSQGHRAVVPAEAGFFEGDLRDRARLAQVMLAVRPDAVAHLAAEALVGESMTEPAKFFEVNVTGGLNLLDAMRAAGVRRLVFSSTAAVYGEPEEIPIREDAPLRPVNAYGASKLAFERALPWYASAYGLRHVSLRYFNACGATVERGEHHVPETHLIAILLEVALGLRPEIRLFGSDYDTPDGTCIRDYVHVGDIADAHLLALDRIDRIESGAFNLGNGAGFSNREVVEAARRVTGHPIPAVATERRAGDPARLVASADQAREVLDWSPRYRTLDEMIATAWAWREDRLHPYAG from the coding sequence ATGACGGTTCTCGTGACCGGCGCGGCCGGATACATCGGTAGCGTGGTGGCCGAGCGTCTGCTCGAGCACGGGCACGCGGTGGCAGCGCTCGACGACCTCTCGCAGGGGCATCGCGCGGTCGTGCCCGCGGAGGCCGGGTTTTTCGAGGGCGACCTGCGCGACCGCGCCCGGCTCGCCCAGGTGATGTTGGCCGTGCGACCGGACGCCGTGGCGCACCTGGCGGCGGAGGCGCTGGTCGGCGAGTCGATGACCGAGCCGGCGAAGTTCTTCGAGGTCAACGTCACCGGAGGACTCAACCTGCTGGACGCGATGCGCGCCGCCGGCGTGCGCCGTCTCGTCTTTTCGTCGACCGCGGCGGTCTACGGCGAGCCAGAAGAGATTCCGATCCGCGAGGACGCGCCGCTGCGGCCGGTGAATGCCTATGGCGCCTCGAAGCTGGCGTTCGAGCGGGCGCTGCCGTGGTACGCGTCGGCCTATGGCCTGCGCCACGTTTCTCTCCGTTACTTCAATGCCTGCGGGGCGACGGTGGAGCGGGGCGAGCACCACGTGCCGGAGACCCACCTGATCGCGATCCTGCTGGAGGTCGCGCTCGGCCTGCGCCCCGAGATCCGGCTATTCGGCAGCGACTACGACACGCCGGACGGCACCTGCATCCGCGACTACGTGCACGTCGGCGACATCGCGGACGCGCACCTGCTGGCCCTCGACCGCATCGACCGGATCGAATCGGGAGCTTTCAATCTCGGCAACGGGGCCGGCTTTTCCAACCGGGAGGTGGTGGAGGCGGCGCGCCGCGTCACCGGCCACCCCATTCCCGCGGTCGCAACCGAACGGAGGGCCGGAGATCCGGCGCGGTTGGTGGCGAGCGCCGACCAGGCGCGCGAGGTGCTCGACTGGTCGCCGCGCTACCGGACGCTCGACGAGATGATCGCGACCGCCTGGGCGTGGCGGGAGGATCGGTTGCACCCGTACGCCGGCTGA
- a CDS encoding NCS2 family permease, whose product MTATLERFFGLAERGTDVRTEVTAGATTFLTMAYIAFVNPQILSDAGMPFDAVFVATCLAAAFSTLVMGLYANYPIALAPGMGLNAFFAYGVVLGMGHSWEVALGTVFVAGVLFLVLSVLPVRRWIIEAIPQGLKLAIAAGIGLFLGIIALRNAGIIQASEATLVTAGELLAPGPVLSLLGFCAIVALAARRVPGAALIGMLGVAVAGLVLGVSEWQGIASLPPDPTPTLLALDIAGALQAGMVAVILTFLIVDLFDTTGTLIGVAHQARLLDNRGQLPRMQPALIADSTGTVGGALLGTSPVTSYIESAAGASAGGRTGLTAVVVSLLFLACLFFAPLAGSIPPYATAAAILYVACLMARPLVDIDWSDVTESAAAIMTVIAIPLTFSIADGIGLGFLTYVLIKVMAGRRHECSPTLIAVALLFAIKFAWL is encoded by the coding sequence ATGACTGCAACTCTCGAACGCTTCTTCGGACTGGCGGAGCGCGGCACCGACGTGCGGACGGAGGTGACGGCGGGCGCGACGACGTTCCTGACGATGGCCTACATCGCCTTCGTCAACCCGCAGATCCTCTCGGACGCGGGCATGCCGTTCGACGCGGTGTTCGTCGCCACGTGTCTCGCGGCGGCGTTCAGCACGCTGGTCATGGGGTTGTACGCCAACTATCCGATCGCGCTGGCGCCGGGGATGGGGCTCAACGCGTTCTTTGCCTACGGCGTGGTGCTCGGCATGGGTCACTCTTGGGAGGTGGCGCTCGGCACGGTCTTCGTCGCCGGCGTGCTCTTCCTCGTCCTGAGCGTGCTGCCGGTGCGACGCTGGATCATCGAGGCGATCCCGCAGGGCCTGAAGCTGGCCATCGCGGCCGGAATCGGGCTGTTCCTGGGCATCATCGCGCTGCGCAACGCCGGCATCATCCAGGCCAGCGAGGCGACACTGGTCACCGCCGGCGAGCTGTTGGCGCCGGGGCCGGTGCTGTCCCTGCTCGGCTTCTGCGCCATCGTGGCCCTTGCAGCGCGACGGGTGCCGGGGGCCGCGCTCATCGGCATGCTGGGCGTCGCCGTCGCTGGCCTCGTCCTGGGCGTCTCCGAGTGGCAGGGCATCGCCTCGCTGCCGCCGGACCCGACGCCGACGCTGCTGGCCCTCGACATCGCCGGCGCGCTGCAGGCGGGCATGGTCGCGGTGATTCTCACCTTCCTGATCGTCGATCTGTTCGACACCACGGGCACGCTGATCGGCGTTGCGCACCAGGCCCGGCTTCTGGACAACCGCGGACAGCTTCCGCGCATGCAGCCGGCGCTGATCGCCGACTCCACGGGCACGGTGGGGGGTGCCCTGCTCGGCACGTCGCCGGTGACGAGCTACATCGAGAGCGCCGCCGGGGCCAGCGCGGGTGGGAGAACGGGGCTGACCGCGGTCGTCGTGTCCCTGCTGTTCCTCGCCTGCCTGTTCTTCGCGCCGCTGGCCGGATCGATCCCGCCCTACGCGACGGCGGCGGCGATCCTCTACGTGGCGTGCCTGATGGCGCGCCCGCTCGTGGACATCGACTGGAGCGACGTCACCGAGTCCGCGGCCGCGATCATGACCGTCATCGCCATCCCGTTGACGTTCTCCATCGCCGACGGCATCGGGCTCGGCTTCCTGACCTACGTGCTGATCAAGGTGATGGCGGGCCGCCGGCACGAGTGCTCGCCGACGCTCATCGCGGTGGCGCTGCTCTTCGCCATCAAGTTCGCCTGGCTGTAG
- a CDS encoding amidohydrolase family protein — MRLDRTNRRQFTRCLPLVASVLLASVGVGIAGPSPGTITLASGARELVQPGAPANAAELTLDSFRTENPPCYDRSAQPHTAVVDTHVHFRPFGGPAVPFEEILGYFEATGVLFANVYGIGQMLPASSSCTYYLDCPGTPVTPTLKNDFVNAANVVTKTPDSLHLTLAMTFPDLADPDSILAGMELFDAEYPGLFRWMGEVNLVKQALYDNGHEPVPMEAIAGWTGFMEALRERGIPLAIHSDLGSDDEPTRYLPLMEAVLRQYPDNAIVWVHMGLSRELTTMDPHRHIALMTSMLERHPNLMLDIAWRVIDDAYFSTPEGRAAYVPFLNAFSERILPGTDFLASRDKDLDVYREELEVTGRIHRHLDDDAFRNIALGGSYFRLLGLEYHAPPICSG; from the coding sequence ATGCGTCTTGACCGGACCAACCGTCGGCAGTTCACGCGTTGCCTGCCGCTCGTGGCGTCTGTCCTCCTTGCCTCGGTCGGCGTCGGTATTGCAGGCCCGTCGCCGGGAACCATCACCCTCGCGTCCGGCGCGCGTGAACTTGTACAGCCCGGAGCTCCAGCCAATGCGGCCGAGTTGACGCTCGACTCCTTTCGGACTGAGAACCCGCCCTGCTACGACCGGTCCGCACAGCCCCACACCGCGGTTGTCGACACCCACGTCCACTTCCGGCCGTTCGGCGGGCCCGCCGTCCCGTTCGAGGAGATTCTGGGGTACTTCGAGGCTACCGGGGTTCTGTTCGCCAACGTCTACGGCATCGGCCAGATGCTGCCGGCGTCGTCCTCCTGCACCTACTACCTGGACTGCCCCGGCACGCCGGTGACGCCGACGCTGAAGAACGACTTCGTCAACGCCGCCAATGTCGTCACGAAGACGCCGGACAGCCTGCACCTGACGCTCGCCATGACGTTCCCGGACCTGGCGGATCCCGACTCGATTCTTGCCGGGATGGAGCTCTTCGACGCCGAGTACCCGGGCCTCTTCCGCTGGATGGGCGAGGTCAACCTGGTCAAGCAGGCGCTGTACGACAACGGCCACGAGCCGGTCCCCATGGAAGCCATCGCCGGGTGGACCGGCTTCATGGAAGCGCTGCGCGAGCGCGGCATCCCGCTCGCGATCCACTCGGATCTCGGAAGCGACGACGAGCCGACCCGCTACCTTCCGCTGATGGAGGCGGTGCTGCGCCAGTATCCCGACAACGCGATCGTATGGGTCCACATGGGGCTGTCGCGGGAGCTGACCACCATGGACCCGCATCGCCACATCGCCCTGATGACGTCGATGCTGGAGCGCCATCCCAACCTGATGCTGGACATCGCGTGGCGGGTGATCGACGATGCCTACTTCTCGACGCCGGAGGGTCGGGCGGCGTACGTGCCGTTCCTGAACGCGTTCTCGGAGCGGATCCTCCCGGGCACGGACTTCCTGGCGTCGCGCGACAAGGACCTGGACGTCTATCGGGAGGAGCTGGAGGTCACGGGCCGCATCCACCGCCACCTGGACGACGACGCCTTCCGGAACATCGCCCTGGGTGGCAGCTACTTCCGACTGCTGGGTCTGGAGTACCACGCGCCCCCGATCTGCTCCGGGTGA
- a CDS encoding PEGA domain-containing protein, with translation MQAGRTDSRGVPDGPGVVTDERHGGTEMAIHGTGRGRSLLVAAAVAAAVGSGCATMNKGFEQRVSVASDPPGAAVSVDGAPAGETPVTVSLGNRWWGQGGREAVIRLEKDGFRTSEIRVEPQVSSWVWGNLVLAAVSGALAAAYSNDARDWSPGKVAAGTLLWTVGVDLVGGAGFRLPGAVRPTLAPSRFPVGEGVR, from the coding sequence ATGCAGGCCGGTCGCACAGACAGTAGAGGCGTGCCGGACGGGCCTGGAGTCGTGACGGATGAACGGCATGGAGGTACAGAAATGGCAATCCACGGGACTGGAAGGGGTCGTTCCTTGCTTGTGGCGGCCGCAGTCGCCGCAGCGGTCGGGTCCGGTTGCGCCACGATGAACAAGGGCTTCGAGCAGAGGGTGTCCGTGGCGTCGGATCCTCCGGGAGCGGCGGTCTCCGTCGACGGCGCACCTGCGGGCGAAACGCCCGTGACGGTTTCTCTGGGAAACCGCTGGTGGGGCCAGGGCGGCCGCGAGGCAGTGATTCGGTTGGAGAAGGATGGTTTCCGCACGTCAGAGATTCGGGTAGAGCCGCAAGTCAGCAGCTGGGTCTGGGGGAACCTCGTGCTGGCGGCGGTCTCGGGAGCCCTTGCGGCTGCGTACTCGAACGATGCCCGTGACTGGTCTCCCGGGAAGGTGGCCGCCGGCACGCTGCTCTGGACTGTCGGTGTCGATCTGGTGGGCGGCGCCGGTTTCCGCCTGCCCGGTGCGGTTCGGCCCACGCTTGCGCCGTCACGGTTCCCGGTTGGCGAAGGAGTTCGCTAG
- a CDS encoding sensor histidine kinase, producing the protein MAGSLGDAVGGAIFALHRRLLPATTRVGLMPYLWLFWLIGFFLKWFFVPLEPVEFTLALLTMPVFLVLYFNGYRGSGQRILLSIVGILLIAIVWTPVNVGATSFFVYAAAFVGRAARPPRAYLWLAGIVLLVVVEWLVFDLVNLVPWFGGALSLLVGSAGIHSGELERQDAVLKLSQAEVRRLAVVAERERIARDLHDLLGHTLSLITIKAELAAKLMARGDHRAEQEIRDVENISRDALREVREAVVGFRRADLDSELASARLACAARGIELTVDRPNLDLSSHCGEVLAMCLREAITNVVRHSAARRCRASLVREGRWIRLAVEDDGRGGTIRAGAGLAGLRERVEWAGGRVTVTAARGVTLTVRIPADPKHPTAGLPTTREANA; encoded by the coding sequence ATGGCCGGTAGCCTCGGCGATGCGGTCGGCGGAGCAATCTTCGCGCTACACCGGCGCCTACTGCCGGCGACGACCCGCGTGGGCCTGATGCCGTACCTGTGGCTGTTCTGGCTGATCGGCTTTTTCCTGAAGTGGTTCTTCGTTCCGCTCGAGCCTGTCGAGTTCACGCTCGCGCTGCTCACCATGCCGGTATTCCTGGTGCTCTACTTCAACGGATACCGGGGCTCCGGCCAACGCATCCTGCTCAGTATCGTGGGTATTCTGCTCATCGCGATCGTGTGGACGCCGGTGAATGTGGGAGCAACGAGCTTCTTCGTCTACGCTGCTGCGTTCGTCGGTCGGGCGGCTCGACCGCCGCGCGCCTACCTCTGGCTCGCGGGCATCGTGCTGCTCGTGGTCGTAGAGTGGCTGGTGTTCGACCTCGTCAACCTCGTTCCGTGGTTCGGTGGTGCACTCTCGCTGCTGGTCGGCTCGGCGGGTATCCACTCTGGTGAGCTCGAACGTCAGGACGCAGTGCTGAAGCTGTCGCAGGCCGAGGTGCGCCGGCTCGCGGTCGTCGCGGAACGGGAACGGATTGCACGCGACCTGCATGATCTTCTCGGTCACACGCTTTCTCTAATCACCATCAAGGCGGAGCTGGCCGCGAAGCTTATGGCACGTGGGGATCACCGCGCCGAGCAGGAGATTCGTGACGTTGAGAACATCTCCCGCGATGCGCTGCGAGAAGTACGTGAGGCGGTGGTCGGATTTCGGCGGGCGGACCTGGACAGCGAACTGGCGAGCGCGAGGCTGGCTTGTGCGGCGCGCGGTATCGAGCTCACGGTAGACAGGCCGAACCTCGATCTATCGTCGCATTGCGGGGAGGTGCTGGCGATGTGCTTGCGCGAGGCGATCACGAACGTCGTTCGCCATTCCGCCGCGCGCCGGTGCCGCGCAAGTCTGGTTCGCGAGGGTCGGTGGATACGCCTTGCTGTCGAGGACGACGGGCGAGGCGGCACGATCCGCGCGGGTGCCGGCTTGGCCGGTCTGCGCGAACGGGTCGAGTGGGCGGGAGGCCGGGTGACGGTAACGGCAGCCCGTGGCGTGACCCTCACGGTTCGCATCCCGGCCGACCCGAAGCATCCGACCGCCGGGCTGCCGACGACGCGGGAGGCAAACGCGTGA
- a CDS encoding response regulator transcription factor, whose product MIRVLVAEDQAMVLGALSALLDLEDDIEVVARAQDGAEALRLAERLQPDLVIADIEMPQLTGIELAARLVERGMKVVIVTTFARPGYLRRALDAGVSGYLLKDAPAEELARTVREVLAGGRAVSPEVAAEAWFETDPLTDRERQVLRLAGEGMSGAGIAAILHLSEGTVRNYLSEAISKLGARNRVEAARIARRNGWL is encoded by the coding sequence GTGATCCGGGTGCTGGTAGCTGAAGATCAGGCGATGGTGCTGGGGGCGTTGTCGGCGCTGCTCGACCTCGAGGACGATATCGAGGTCGTTGCCCGGGCACAGGACGGGGCCGAGGCCCTGCGGCTGGCCGAACGACTGCAGCCGGATCTGGTGATCGCAGACATCGAGATGCCGCAGTTGACCGGGATCGAGCTCGCGGCGCGGCTGGTCGAGCGGGGCATGAAGGTGGTCATCGTCACGACCTTCGCCCGCCCCGGTTATCTGCGCCGGGCGTTGGACGCGGGCGTCAGCGGCTACCTGCTCAAGGACGCGCCCGCCGAGGAGCTCGCGCGGACGGTACGCGAGGTGCTGGCCGGCGGTCGAGCCGTCTCACCGGAAGTGGCTGCCGAGGCATGGTTCGAGACCGATCCGCTCACCGACCGCGAGCGTCAGGTGCTGCGCCTGGCTGGCGAGGGCATGTCAGGCGCCGGAATCGCGGCGATCCTTCATTTGTCGGAGGGGACCGTCCGGAACTACCTGTCCGAAGCGATCAGCAAGCTCGGAGCGCGCAACCGCGTTGAAGCCGCTCGCATCGCCCGTCGAAACGGGTGGCTGTGA